A stretch of Sphingomonas sp. JUb134 DNA encodes these proteins:
- a CDS encoding competence/damage-inducible protein A — MTVRTWTAALLVIGDEILSGRTQDRNVAQLASWLNVQGIRLAEVRIVADRQEAIVEALDALRARNDYCFTTGGIGPTHDDITVDAVAAALGVPVVIHPEAQAMLEAHYAGRGGVNEARLRMARVPEGATLIANSQSGAPGIRVGNLFILAGVPHIAAAMLDALTGTLEGGLPVLSTTIGCWVGESEVADLLREAERTHAGVSIGSYPFFREGRVGANFVIRATDRKLLDTCTGDLEAQLVAAGYPVAAGGI, encoded by the coding sequence ATGACCGTGCGCACCTGGACCGCCGCCCTGCTCGTCATCGGAGACGAGATCCTTTCCGGACGGACGCAGGACCGCAACGTGGCCCAGCTCGCGTCCTGGCTGAACGTCCAGGGCATCCGCCTGGCCGAGGTGCGGATCGTGGCGGACCGGCAGGAGGCGATCGTGGAGGCGCTCGACGCGCTGCGGGCGCGCAACGACTATTGCTTCACGACCGGCGGCATCGGGCCGACGCATGACGACATCACCGTGGACGCGGTCGCGGCGGCACTCGGCGTTCCGGTGGTGATCCATCCCGAGGCGCAGGCGATGCTGGAGGCGCATTACGCCGGGCGCGGCGGGGTCAACGAAGCGCGGCTGCGCATGGCGCGCGTGCCGGAGGGCGCGACGCTCATCGCCAACAGCCAGTCGGGGGCGCCGGGTATCCGCGTCGGCAACCTCTTCATCCTGGCCGGGGTGCCGCACATCGCCGCGGCGATGCTCGATGCGCTCACCGGTACGCTGGAGGGCGGGCTGCCGGTGCTGTCCACCACCATCGGCTGCTGGGTCGGGGAGAGCGAGGTCGCCGACCTGCTGCGCGAGGCGGAGCGCACCCACGCCGGCGTCTCGATCGGCAGCTATCCTTTTTTCCGAGAGGGGCGGGTAGGCGCCAACTTCGTCATCCGAGCGACCGACCGGAAGCTTCTCGACACCTGCACGGGCGATCTGGAAGCGCAGCTCGTCGCGGCCGGGTATCCGGTGGCGGCCGGCGGCATCTGA
- a CDS encoding DUF6932 family protein, protein MGYRYKFDHPPLLPPGRHPMSLSDLRNLTVSPFDADSSRHAIFAKFEALVLDLQQRGFRCEVLCNGSFVTSAPKPEDIDVVVRIDHDFAAQLSDEQLAFFDGLNDDLADHVVDTFGEVAYPYGHADYGAEEGPSWEAHYGMEHGQVWLKGVAVVKVGETDVGLRLRR, encoded by the coding sequence ATGGGGTACCGATACAAGTTCGACCATCCGCCACTCCTTCCGCCTGGCAGGCATCCAATGTCTTTGTCCGATTTGAGGAATCTGACGGTCAGCCCTTTTGATGCGGACTCCTCGCGTCATGCCATTTTTGCGAAGTTCGAGGCACTGGTGCTTGACCTTCAACAACGCGGCTTCCGCTGCGAGGTTCTGTGCAACGGCAGCTTCGTCACCAGCGCCCCCAAACCTGAAGACATCGACGTCGTAGTGCGGATCGATCATGATTTTGCCGCGCAGCTTAGCGACGAGCAGCTCGCATTCTTCGACGGCCTGAACGACGATTTAGCGGATCACGTGGTGGATACGTTCGGCGAGGTGGCGTATCCTTACGGCCACGCCGACTATGGCGCGGAGGAAGGCCCGAGCTGGGAAGCGCACTACGGCATGGAGCACGGGCAAGTCTGGCTTAAGGGAGTGGCAGTCGTGAAGGTGGGGGAGACCGATGTCGGACTACGCCTCCGCCGCTGA
- a CDS encoding GNAT family N-acetyltransferase: protein MSDHNSEEMARVGTGQPVANADRWTGSLTTRSGFTFHVRPARPGDEERLAEFFRHVSEDDIRFRFLIALDKVGHDRLVAMTAVDHDRTENFLALDDEGRILATGMLAADPQLERGEVAISIRTDHKRRGISWTLLEHIAAYAEARGIKTLESIEARENRAAIELEQEMGFTAHPLEDDPTLVLVRRTLG from the coding sequence ATGAGCGATCACAACAGCGAAGAGATGGCGCGGGTCGGCACCGGGCAGCCGGTGGCGAACGCCGATCGGTGGACGGGATCGCTGACGACGCGCAGCGGCTTCACCTTCCACGTCCGTCCGGCCCGTCCCGGCGACGAGGAGCGGCTTGCCGAATTCTTCCGCCATGTTTCCGAAGACGACATCCGCTTCCGCTTCCTGATCGCCCTCGACAAGGTGGGCCACGACCGCCTCGTCGCGATGACCGCGGTCGATCATGACCGGACCGAGAACTTCCTGGCGCTCGATGACGAGGGCCGCATCCTCGCGACGGGCATGCTCGCGGCCGATCCGCAGCTGGAGCGCGGCGAGGTCGCGATCTCGATCCGCACCGATCACAAGCGCCGCGGCATCAGCTGGACGCTGCTCGAGCACATCGCCGCCTATGCCGAGGCGCGCGGCATCAAGACGCTCGAATCGATCGAGGCGCGCGAGAACCGTGCCGCCATCGAGCTGGAGCAGGAAATGGGCTTCACCGCCCATCCGCTGGAGGACGATCCGACGCTGGTGCTGGTCCGCCGCACCCTCGGCTGA
- a CDS encoding transglycosylase SLT domain-containing protein, with protein sequence MAEQEERNAELLDNAAAKALDNEATQRINAILRTGESAFFTKKGFDAVNARKPVEQALTDLHSELASRATTERQRRMFTAAWTQRTASDLSDIARYSGEQLAEENKRQSVGRMELSQQNAVMFADDDARFSEHLETGLGELRAIANDGGWLPESLTAAEARYKSETYAAVVRAKLATDDVDGAKSYLDAHRGAIDWKDEATLDAALTPVLQKRQAYADVDRHMGLPATSKGEDAPATTPGTMFDAIVGIESRGRQFAANGQPLTSPKGAVGIAQIMPETGPEAARLAKLPWDESRFRSDAQYNQALGRAYFEAQLRKYGDPRLAAAAYNAGPGRVDQALRKGGRVSWLEHVPPETRAYVAKFGTSVGAEVVRRGPQRVDLAGTLERIEVTAAAEGWSFERRQRAQEEAERRTTIADRLKSRDEAEALDDVLTRADQLGDGFTDVTQLGPAFERLPPAQRTSLRDQARANARPLPIAANSEKAIELKIMAARDPEAFKAIGLREYRHLITPGELASLAVDQAQLRAKPADAPPTANLRSEIDTAIRFHGKNIGLDVGKRSTGTQRKQYGHITDVMRVYVERVTGGKRAPTDDELKAAFDSATMKVIVRGDGWFSEDKAVRRFEVQSGDGRIGIPIPPAIHERIVNIFYREAGRKPTDEEIAQAYLRNKGRPKFWD encoded by the coding sequence TTGGCCGAGCAGGAGGAGCGGAACGCCGAGTTGCTCGACAACGCGGCCGCCAAAGCGTTGGACAATGAGGCCACCCAGCGCATCAATGCGATACTGCGGACGGGTGAGAGTGCATTCTTCACCAAGAAGGGCTTCGACGCCGTCAACGCGCGCAAGCCCGTCGAGCAGGCGCTCACTGATCTGCACAGCGAGCTGGCGTCCCGCGCAACGACCGAGCGCCAGCGCCGCATGTTTACCGCTGCTTGGACACAGCGGACAGCTTCCGATCTGAGTGACATAGCTCGGTACTCTGGCGAGCAATTGGCCGAGGAGAATAAGCGGCAATCGGTCGGTCGCATGGAGCTAAGCCAGCAGAACGCGGTGATGTTTGCCGACGACGATGCGCGCTTCTCCGAGCACCTCGAAACAGGTCTTGGTGAATTGCGAGCGATCGCGAATGACGGCGGCTGGTTACCGGAAAGCCTCACTGCTGCGGAGGCTCGCTACAAGTCGGAGACCTATGCCGCAGTAGTGCGTGCCAAGTTGGCGACGGACGATGTCGACGGTGCGAAGAGCTACCTCGACGCGCACCGGGGGGCGATCGACTGGAAGGATGAGGCCACCTTAGATGCTGCGCTGACGCCGGTACTGCAGAAGCGCCAAGCCTATGCTGACGTCGACCGGCACATGGGGCTCCCAGCCACTTCGAAGGGCGAAGATGCGCCTGCTACGACGCCGGGCACGATGTTTGATGCGATCGTCGGCATCGAGAGTCGGGGCCGTCAATTCGCGGCCAACGGCCAGCCGCTCACCTCTCCGAAAGGGGCCGTGGGTATCGCGCAGATTATGCCGGAGACAGGTCCTGAAGCGGCTCGCTTGGCTAAGCTGCCGTGGGACGAGAGCCGGTTCCGGTCGGACGCGCAGTATAACCAGGCACTAGGGCGAGCTTACTTTGAGGCGCAGCTTCGAAAGTACGGCGACCCCCGCCTGGCGGCCGCCGCTTACAACGCTGGTCCCGGTCGCGTTGACCAAGCGCTGCGCAAGGGTGGCCGCGTAAGTTGGCTTGAGCACGTCCCGCCCGAGACCCGCGCCTACGTCGCCAAATTCGGCACCAGCGTCGGCGCGGAAGTTGTCCGCCGGGGTCCGCAGCGGGTCGACCTCGCCGGAACACTGGAGCGTATCGAGGTGACCGCCGCGGCAGAGGGCTGGTCCTTTGAACGTCGTCAGCGCGCGCAAGAGGAAGCTGAGCGACGGACGACCATTGCTGACCGATTGAAGAGCCGTGATGAGGCAGAGGCGCTCGATGATGTCCTCACGCGTGCCGATCAGCTTGGAGATGGCTTCACGGACGTGACGCAGCTCGGACCAGCCTTCGAACGTCTGCCGCCGGCGCAGAGAACTAGCTTGCGGGACCAGGCCCGAGCGAATGCGCGGCCATTGCCGATTGCTGCGAACAGTGAGAAGGCCATCGAGCTGAAGATTATGGCTGCCCGTGACCCGGAGGCCTTCAAAGCTATCGGTCTTCGCGAGTACCGGCACCTCATCACGCCCGGCGAACTCGCGTCCCTTGCGGTCGACCAGGCGCAGCTTCGCGCAAAGCCAGCGGACGCGCCGCCGACCGCGAACCTGCGGAGCGAGATTGACACGGCAATCCGGTTCCATGGAAAGAACATCGGCCTGGATGTCGGAAAGCGATCCACCGGCACGCAGCGCAAGCAGTATGGCCACATCACCGATGTCATGCGCGTCTATGTCGAACGGGTGACCGGAGGGAAGCGCGCGCCCACTGACGACGAACTGAAGGCAGCCTTCGACAGCGCGACGATGAAGGTCATCGTCCGCGGTGATGGCTGGTTCAGCGAGGACAAAGCCGTGCGCAGATTCGAGGTTCAGTCCGGCGACGGACGCATCGGTATCCCGATACCACCAGCTATCCACGAGCGCATCGTCAACATCTTTTATCGCGAGGCTGGCCGCAAGCCCACGGACGAAGAAATCGCGCAGGCCTACCTTCGCAACAAAGGCCGGCCGAAGTTCTGGGATTGA
- the map gene encoding type I methionyl aminopeptidase: MTEYVTVSADTPLARTGAIKLHGPEAFEGMRKAGRLAAEVLDAVTPHVVPGVSTAEIDAMIFRMIDDAGAVPATLGYRGYTHSTCISINHVVCHGIPSERVFKDGDIANIDVTPLLDGWHGDTSRTYLVGNVPIKARRLVEVTYDCMMLGIEQARPGNRLGDVAHAIQQHAEAHRYGVVRDFCGHGVGRLFHDAPEVVHAGRPGTGPELKPGMILTIEPMINIGKPDVKVLDDGWTAVTRDRSLSAQFEHSIGITEDGCEIFTLSPAGYTKPPYF; encoded by the coding sequence ATGACCGAATATGTAACCGTCTCCGCCGACACTCCCCTGGCGCGCACCGGCGCGATCAAGCTGCATGGCCCCGAAGCGTTCGAGGGCATGCGCAAGGCGGGGCGCCTGGCGGCCGAGGTGCTCGACGCCGTCACGCCGCACGTGGTGCCGGGCGTTTCCACCGCCGAGATCGACGCGATGATCTTTCGCATGATCGACGATGCCGGGGCGGTGCCGGCGACGCTGGGCTATCGCGGCTACACCCATTCGACCTGCATCTCGATCAACCATGTCGTGTGCCACGGCATCCCGTCCGAGCGCGTGTTCAAGGACGGCGACATCGCCAACATCGACGTGACGCCGCTGCTCGACGGCTGGCACGGCGACACCAGCCGCACCTATCTGGTCGGCAACGTGCCGATCAAGGCGCGGCGGCTGGTCGAGGTGACCTATGACTGCATGATGCTCGGCATCGAGCAGGCGCGCCCGGGCAACCGGCTGGGCGACGTCGCCCATGCGATCCAGCAGCATGCCGAGGCGCACCGCTATGGCGTCGTCCGCGACTTCTGCGGGCATGGCGTCGGCCGGCTGTTCCACGATGCGCCGGAGGTGGTGCACGCGGGGCGGCCCGGTACCGGCCCGGAGCTCAAGCCCGGCATGATCCTGACGATCGAGCCGATGATCAACATCGGCAAGCCCGACGTGAAGGTGCTGGACGACGGCTGGACGGCGGTGACCCGCGACCGCTCGCTCTCCGCGCAGTTCGAGCATTCGATCGGCATCACCGAGGACGGCTGCGAGATCTTTACGCTGAGCCCCGCGGGCTACACCAAGCCGCCGTATTTCTGA